From the genome of Segatella hominis, one region includes:
- a CDS encoding DUF1015 domain-containing protein — protein MAKIKPFKGIRPPKELVELVESRPYDVLDSEEARAEAGDNEKSLYHIIKPEINFEPGTSEYDPRVYESAAENFRKFQENGWLKQDDKEQYYIYAQTMNGKTQYGLVVGAYVNDYMTGVIKKHELTRRDKEEDRMKHVRVCNANIEPVFFAYPDNPVLNNLLVRYAATAPEYDFIAPVDGFRHQFWIVSDDQDIATITAEFEKMPSLYIADGHHRSAAAALVGAEKAKNNPHHTGQEEYNYFMAVCFQASQLTILDYNRVVKDLNGLTSEQFLDALTKNFEVIEIDAININVSGDDEGIPCYEKMELQEAIDKFGLDILKPAALHSFLLYLDGKWYGLFAKPGTYDDEDPIGVLDVDISSRLILDEILGIKDLRSDKRIDFVGGLRGLGELKRRVDSGEMKMALALHPVTMQQIMDIADSGKIMPPKATWFEPKLRSGLIIHKLD, from the coding sequence ATGGCAAAAATTAAACCTTTTAAGGGCATTCGTCCGCCAAAGGAACTGGTGGAACTGGTGGAATCAAGACCATACGATGTGCTCGATTCAGAAGAGGCTCGTGCCGAAGCTGGTGACAACGAGAAGAGTCTTTATCATATTATCAAACCTGAAATCAATTTTGAACCTGGTACTTCTGAGTATGATCCACGAGTCTATGAAAGCGCTGCTGAGAATTTCAGAAAGTTTCAGGAGAATGGTTGGTTGAAACAGGATGATAAGGAACAATATTACATTTATGCCCAGACCATGAATGGCAAGACGCAGTATGGTCTTGTAGTGGGTGCTTATGTAAACGATTATATGACGGGTGTTATCAAGAAACATGAGTTGACTCGCCGTGACAAGGAGGAGGATCGCATGAAGCACGTACGTGTTTGCAATGCAAATATCGAACCTGTATTCTTTGCTTATCCAGATAATCCGGTACTCAATAACCTTCTGGTTCGCTATGCTGCTACTGCACCAGAGTATGATTTCATTGCTCCTGTTGACGGATTCCGTCATCAATTCTGGATTGTTAGTGATGACCAGGATATTGCCACTATAACAGCGGAGTTTGAGAAAATGCCAAGTCTCTATATAGCTGATGGTCACCATCGTTCAGCTGCTGCAGCTTTGGTAGGTGCTGAAAAGGCTAAGAATAATCCTCATCATACTGGTCAGGAAGAATACAACTACTTTATGGCAGTTTGCTTCCAGGCAAGTCAGTTGACAATTCTTGACTATAATCGAGTAGTGAAGGACTTGAATGGTTTGACTTCAGAACAATTCCTCGATGCTTTGACTAAAAATTTCGAAGTTATTGAGATTGATGCAATTAACATCAATGTATCTGGTGATGATGAAGGTATTCCATGCTATGAAAAGATGGAGTTACAGGAAGCTATCGATAAATTCGGTTTGGATATTCTGAAACCTGCAGCCCTTCATTCATTCCTCCTATATCTGGATGGTAAATGGTATGGATTATTCGCTAAGCCAGGTACTTACGATGATGAAGATCCGATTGGCGTATTAGATGTTGATATTTCATCCCGTTTGATTCTTGATGAAATCCTTGGAATCAAGGACTTACGTTCTGATAAGCGTATCGATTTTGTGGGTGGTCTCCGTGGACTTGGTGAGCTGAAACGTCGTGTAGATAGTGGTGAAATGAAGATGGCATTGGCACTTCATCCGGTAACTATGCAGCAGATTATGGACATTGCTGATAGTGGTAAGATTATGCCACCTAAGGCAACTTGGTTTGAACCAAAACTGCGCAGCGGTTTGATAATTCATAAATTAGATTAA
- a CDS encoding IMPACT family protein, which produces MIDEYKTIKDQVGEGLYTEKRSKFLAFAHHVTSVEEVKEIVAGYRKKYYDARHCCYAYMLGPERNEFRANDDGEPSSTAGKPILGQINKAELTDILIVVIRYFGGVKLGTSGLIVAYREAAIEALAHCEEEIRQVEEIVTYDFTYPMMNDVMRIVKEMNPRIVDQVFDNTCSIKLSIRKSEAEQLRTRLKKLSFE; this is translated from the coding sequence ATGATTGACGAATACAAAACTATAAAAGATCAAGTAGGCGAGGGGCTGTACACTGAGAAAAGAAGTAAGTTCCTCGCTTTTGCCCATCATGTGACATCTGTCGAAGAAGTCAAGGAAATAGTGGCAGGTTATAGGAAGAAATACTATGATGCCAGACATTGTTGCTATGCATATATGTTGGGTCCTGAAAGAAATGAATTCCGGGCGAATGACGATGGAGAACCGTCTTCTACTGCCGGAAAACCAATCTTAGGACAAATCAACAAAGCAGAATTGACAGATATTCTGATAGTGGTTATCAGATATTTCGGTGGAGTAAAACTTGGAACAAGTGGTTTGATAGTCGCTTATCGTGAAGCAGCTATAGAGGCATTGGCTCATTGTGAAGAGGAAATCAGACAGGTAGAAGAAATTGTGACTTACGATTTTACCTATCCTATGATGAATGATGTAATGAGAATTGTGAAGGAAATGAATCCACGTATTGTGGATCAGGTTTTTGATAACACCTGCAGCATAAAGCTTTCCATTCGCAAGAGTGAGGCAGAACAATTAAGAACTCGCTTGAAGAAACTTTCGTTTGAATAA
- the truA gene encoding tRNA pseudouridine(38-40) synthase TruA encodes MSRYFITFSYDGTNYHGWQIQPNANTVQQELQRALSILLRKEIEVVGAGRTDTGVHARKMAAHFDWELKDQAALSSDEEKDMSAKKELLPISCDQMVYRLNRILPRDISVWDVFPVADDMHARFSATSRTYHYYIHTRKDPFERHFSLQINYPLDFNKMNEAAKYFLQHEDYAAFCKAGGDNKTTICHVTEAKWVQTSPTSWYFEITANRFLRNMVRAVVGTLIDVGRGKISMNQFLEILHQGTRSDAGESMPGNALFLEDVSYPEL; translated from the coding sequence ATGAGTAGATACTTTATTACCTTTAGTTATGATGGTACAAACTATCATGGATGGCAAATTCAGCCTAATGCAAATACGGTGCAGCAAGAGTTGCAACGAGCGTTGTCTATTTTACTCCGAAAAGAAATTGAAGTTGTAGGTGCCGGACGTACAGACACAGGAGTTCATGCCAGAAAAATGGCAGCTCATTTTGATTGGGAACTTAAAGATCAGGCAGCATTATCTTCTGACGAAGAAAAAGACATGTCTGCGAAAAAGGAACTTCTTCCCATTTCCTGCGACCAGATGGTTTATCGCCTGAATCGAATTCTCCCAAGAGATATATCTGTATGGGATGTTTTCCCTGTTGCAGATGACATGCATGCCCGTTTCTCCGCCACCTCCCGCACCTACCATTATTATATACATACGCGAAAGGATCCATTTGAACGTCATTTCTCTCTCCAAATTAATTATCCATTGGATTTTAATAAAATGAATGAAGCAGCCAAGTATTTCCTTCAGCATGAAGACTATGCAGCATTCTGCAAGGCTGGTGGTGACAACAAGACTACCATTTGTCATGTTACAGAAGCGAAATGGGTGCAGACCTCCCCTACATCCTGGTATTTTGAAATAACAGCCAACCGTTTCCTTCGCAACATGGTGAGAGCTGTGGTAGGAACATTGATTGATGTAGGCCGTGGAAAAATAAGCATGAATCAATTTCTTGAAATTTTGCATCAGGGAACAAGAAGTGATGCCGGCGAGAGTATGCCAGGCAATGCTCTTTTCTTAGAAGATGTAAGCTATCCGGAATTATAG
- the dapA gene encoding 4-hydroxy-tetrahydrodipicolinate synthase: protein MAQNIFRGLGIALITPFKTDGSVDYQALKRLVEFQIDNGADFLCILATTGEAPCLTKDEKDKITELVKEVNHGRVKILKYCGGNNTAAVVDEIKNTDWSGIDGILSICPYYNKPSQEGLYQHFKAIAEVSPLPIVLYNVPGRTGVNMKPETTCRIARDFPNIVAIKEASGSLEQVDEIIKNKPDNFDVISGDDALTFSMVASGAAGVISVIGNALPKAFSRMIRLEFRGEYEPARKIHHAFTELYSLLFVDGNPAGVKALLNDMGFIENELRLPLVPTRIATKQKMSDIIKDLRF from the coding sequence ATGGCACAGAATATTTTTAGAGGGTTAGGTATAGCTCTCATTACTCCATTTAAGACCGATGGTTCGGTAGATTACCAGGCTCTGAAGAGATTGGTAGAGTTTCAAATTGACAATGGTGCAGATTTCCTTTGCATCCTTGCTACAACTGGTGAGGCGCCTTGTCTTACTAAAGATGAGAAAGATAAAATCACAGAACTTGTCAAAGAGGTCAATCATGGTCGTGTCAAGATTTTGAAATATTGCGGTGGTAATAATACTGCTGCTGTAGTAGATGAAATCAAGAATACTGATTGGAGTGGTATTGATGGTATCCTCAGTATTTGTCCTTATTATAATAAGCCTTCTCAGGAGGGACTTTATCAGCATTTTAAGGCAATCGCTGAAGTTAGTCCTCTGCCTATCGTATTATATAATGTACCAGGTAGAACAGGTGTTAACATGAAACCTGAAACAACTTGTCGCATCGCCCGCGATTTCCCTAATATTGTAGCAATCAAGGAAGCAAGTGGCAGCTTGGAACAGGTAGATGAGATTATCAAGAACAAACCTGATAATTTTGATGTTATCAGTGGTGATGATGCATTGACTTTCTCTATGGTAGCCAGTGGTGCAGCAGGTGTGATTTCAGTTATTGGTAATGCTCTTCCTAAAGCATTCAGCCGTATGATCCGCTTGGAGTTCCGTGGTGAATATGAGCCAGCACGTAAGATTCATCATGCATTTACAGAGCTTTATAGCTTGCTTTTTGTAGATGGTAACCCTGCTGGTGTAAAGGCTTTGCTCAATGATATGGGTTTCATAGAAAATGAACTTAGATTGCCTCTTGTTCCAACAAGAATTGCAACTAAGCAGAAGATGAGCGATATCATCAAGGACTTGCGTTTCTGA
- a CDS encoding AraC family transcriptional regulator, which translates to MSDDRRIIHEITPLMGKDVLYIADRHKKEFTYPIHNHSVFELNFVENAKGVRRIVGDSQEIIGDYDLCLITSPDLEHVWEQNDCRSEDIREITIQFDFSMGTETLFGRNPYSSITRMMQEAKKGLVFPMKAIMKVYGLLDTLSSVKDGFYAVQQFLTILYELSRCDGAKTLASTSYAKVTVEDDSRRILKVKNYISKNYMDELRLPELASMAGMSPSAFSRFFKLHTGRNISEYIIDLRLGYAARMLVDTAKSISEIGFDCGFNNLSNFNRIFKKKKGCSPSEFRENYHKTRIIV; encoded by the coding sequence ATGTCAGACGATAGAAGAATCATACATGAAATTACTCCGTTGATGGGAAAAGATGTTTTATACATTGCAGACCGTCATAAAAAGGAGTTTACTTATCCTATTCACAATCACTCTGTGTTTGAACTCAATTTTGTGGAGAATGCTAAAGGTGTCCGACGCATAGTGGGTGACTCGCAGGAAATTATCGGTGATTATGATTTGTGTTTGATTACTTCTCCTGACCTTGAACATGTATGGGAACAGAATGATTGTCGCAGCGAGGATATCAGAGAGATTACAATACAATTTGACTTCAGTATGGGTACCGAAACGCTCTTTGGCAGAAATCCGTATTCAAGTATTACAAGAATGATGCAGGAAGCCAAGAAAGGACTTGTGTTTCCGATGAAAGCCATTATGAAAGTATATGGATTGTTGGATACTTTGAGTTCTGTCAAAGATGGCTTTTATGCCGTTCAGCAGTTTCTGACTATATTGTATGAACTTTCACGGTGTGATGGTGCTAAGACTTTAGCTTCTACCAGTTATGCGAAGGTTACTGTGGAGGATGACAGTAGAAGAATTCTGAAGGTAAAGAATTATATCTCTAAGAATTATATGGATGAACTGAGACTGCCAGAGCTTGCAAGCATGGCTGGCATGAGTCCAAGTGCATTCAGTAGATTCTTTAAGTTGCACACTGGAAGAAATATCAGTGAATATATTATTGATCTGAGGTTGGGTTATGCAGCACGAATGCTGGTAGATACTGCAAAATCTATCAGTGAAATCGGATTTGATTGCGGATTTAATAATCTGAGTAACTTCAATCGTATTTTCAAGAAGAAAAAAGGATGCTCACCAAGTGAATTCCGTGAAAATTATCACAAGACTCGTATTATTGTGTAG